One genomic region from Quercus robur chromosome 4, dhQueRobu3.1, whole genome shotgun sequence encodes:
- the LOC126722796 gene encoding clustered mitochondria protein-like: MDGQTLTEAIHAHGINVRYIGKVADGTEHLPHLWDLCSNEIVVRSAKHILKDVLRDREDHDIAPAISHFFNCFFGSIQAVGSKVAANNMQSRTHKKDQGGHQCSGKPSKGLGRFKGGASARKNQSSFMNLSSETLWSDIQEFAKLKYQFELPEDARSRVKKVFVIRNLCLKEIESLDLSYNDLNGKIPPQLTEMTSLAVFSVAHNNLSGITHNKKNQFITCDESSYEGNPLLCGPPLYNGCTKMRRSSTVPVDIEGEEGDSFMDMGIFYISFVVAYITVLLEMAAVLYLKPY, from the exons ATGGATGGACAAACATTAACTGAAGCAATCCATGCTCATGGAATTAATGTTCGCTATATTGGAAAA gtggctgatgggacagaACATTTACCACATTTGTGGGATCTTTGTTCTAATGAGATTGTTGTTAGGTCTGCAAAGCACATCCTCAAG GATGTtttgagagatagagaggatCATGATATTGCGCCAGCTATATCACATTTCTTCAATTGCTTTTTTGGAAGTATTCAAGCTGTTGGCTCAAAAGTTGCTGCCAACAATATGCAGTCCAGAACCCACAAAAAG gaCCAAGGAGGCCATCAATGTTCAGGAAAGCCTTCTAAGGGGCTAGGAAGGTTTAAAGGTGGGGCGTCTGCAAGGAAGAATCAATCATCATTTATGAATCTTAGCTCAGAAACTCTATGGTCAGACATACAAGAATTTGCTAAACTCAAATATCAG TTCGAGTTGCCAGAGGATGCAAGGTCACGTGTAAAGAAAGTTTTTGTTATACGGAATCTTTGCCTGAAG GAGATAGAAAGTTTGGATCTTTCCTACAATGATTTGAATGGTAAAATTCCACCTCAATTGACTGAAATGACCTCTCTAGCGGTCTTTAGTGTGGCACACAACAACCTATCAGGTATAAcgcacaataaaaaaaatcaattcattaCTTGTGATGAAAGCAGTTATGAGGGGAACCCTCTCCTGTGTGGGCCTCCATTATATAATGGTTGCACCAAAATGAGACGATCATCTACAGTGCCAGTGGATATTGAGGGGGAAGAAGGTGATAGTTTCATGGACATGGGTATCTTCTACATAAGCTTTGTGGTGGCTTACATAACAGTCTTGTTGGAAATGGCTGCAGTTCTCTACTTAAAACCATACTGA